A genomic window from Pseudocitrobacter corydidari includes:
- a CDS encoding TolC family outer membrane protein, giving the protein MGKLTPIAWGLASCLCSAALHAEETPRFISSQTLHEQQELPSLSGKVDLPLDPAAPGTLTLNNAVDRAVSWHPSIQEAVGKLLAQNEQVDVAKSKYYPQISAGMNNGYANNYVDHGFSPSLVVSLSQMLYDFGKVASQVRAESAGVAQEQANVLVSIDNVGYSTAVAMVQVQTWQQMVDVAEEQLTALNHIGGLIRQRSDEGAASQSDAVQTDARIESARSQLIQYQATRDSAEATLMSWLGWNTLNGISNDFPDKLAQSCNIAQPDDRLVPSVLAAWAQTNVAQANVDYANAQMTPTISLEPQVQHYLNDKYPSHEVLDRTQYSAWVKVEMPIYQGGAMTARRNAANYALSAAQATIQRVRLEVRQKLLESQSQVMSLMSSLQVQRRQQEYSARTRELYQQQYLELGSRPLLDVLNAEQEVYQARFSELQTLNQLHQLELNCLYNTGRLRNAFRLENRSIQSVEIQP; this is encoded by the coding sequence ATGGGAAAGTTAACACCTATCGCATGGGGGCTGGCGAGCTGCCTTTGCTCAGCCGCCCTTCACGCCGAAGAGACGCCAAGGTTTATCTCTTCGCAGACCTTGCACGAACAGCAGGAGCTACCGTCGTTATCCGGCAAAGTGGATCTGCCGCTCGACCCCGCCGCGCCGGGTACCTTAACGTTGAATAACGCCGTTGATCGCGCGGTGAGCTGGCATCCGTCCATTCAGGAAGCCGTTGGCAAACTGCTCGCGCAGAATGAGCAGGTCGATGTCGCTAAATCAAAATACTATCCGCAGATAAGCGCGGGCATGAACAACGGCTACGCCAATAACTATGTCGACCATGGTTTCAGCCCGTCGCTGGTGGTGTCGCTCTCCCAGATGCTCTATGACTTTGGCAAAGTGGCAAGCCAGGTGCGCGCCGAAAGCGCGGGCGTCGCGCAGGAGCAGGCAAACGTGCTGGTCAGTATTGATAACGTGGGCTACAGCACCGCCGTCGCCATGGTGCAGGTGCAGACCTGGCAACAAATGGTGGACGTCGCCGAAGAGCAGCTCACCGCGCTGAACCACATCGGCGGGCTGATTCGCCAGCGCAGCGACGAAGGTGCAGCATCGCAGTCTGACGCGGTGCAGACGGACGCACGTATTGAGTCCGCGCGCTCGCAGCTGATTCAGTATCAGGCAACGCGCGACAGCGCCGAGGCCACGCTGATGAGCTGGCTTGGCTGGAATACCCTCAACGGCATCAGCAACGACTTCCCCGACAAACTGGCGCAAAGCTGCAATATCGCGCAACCGGACGACCGCCTGGTGCCGTCGGTGCTGGCGGCGTGGGCGCAGACGAACGTCGCACAGGCCAATGTCGATTACGCCAACGCGCAAATGACGCCGACCATCTCTCTGGAACCGCAGGTTCAGCACTATCTGAACGACAAATACCCCAGCCATGAAGTGCTGGACCGCACGCAGTATTCGGCGTGGGTGAAAGTGGAAATGCCCATCTACCAGGGCGGCGCAATGACCGCCCGACGCAATGCCGCCAACTATGCGCTGAGCGCGGCGCAAGCGACCATCCAGCGCGTGCGTCTGGAAGTGCGGCAAAAACTGCTGGAGTCGCAAAGCCAGGTGATGAGCCTGATGAGCTCTTTGCAAGTACAGCGCCGTCAGCAGGAGTACAGTGCGCGCACCCGCGAACTCTATCAACAACAGTATCTTGAGCTGGGCTCACGCCCGCTGCTGGACGTACTGAACGCCGAGCAAGAGGTGTATCAGGCGCGCTTTTCCGAGCTGCAAACGCTCAACCAGCTGCACCAGCTTGAGCTGAATTGCCTCTACAACACCGGACGCCTGCGCAATGCGTTCCGCCTGGAAAATCGCAGCATTCAGTCAGTGGAGATCCAGCCATGA
- a CDS encoding integrase domain-containing protein produces MAKIAKKLTDTEIKSTKPAAKEINLFDGDGLILRIAPLSKGGKKNWYFRYAVPVTKKRTKVSLGTYPHLTLARARALRDEYLSLLANGIDPQIHNNDKANALKNATEHTLQAVARKWLDEKVKTSGISQDHAEDIWRSLERNIFPGLGNVPINEIRPKLLKQHLDPIEQRGVLETLRRIISRLNEIFRYAATEELIEFNPADNLGQRFSKPKKQNMPALPPSELPRFLLVLNNASVRLETRLLIEWQLLTWVRPGEAVRTRWADIDIDNSMWNIPAEFMKMKKPHKVPLSKEALRVLESMKAISGHREWVFPSIKAPLNHMHEQTANAAIIRMGFGGELVAHGMRSIARTAAEESGQFRTDVLEAALAHSKKDEIIAAYNRAEYLKEREILMQWWSDYVMTQKYKTLAA; encoded by the coding sequence ATGGCAAAAATCGCTAAGAAGCTCACTGACACTGAAATCAAAAGCACCAAGCCAGCCGCCAAAGAAATCAACTTGTTCGACGGGGATGGTTTGATCCTACGAATCGCCCCCCTCTCGAAAGGAGGGAAAAAGAATTGGTATTTCAGGTATGCAGTGCCGGTGACCAAAAAGCGAACTAAGGTGAGCTTAGGAACATATCCTCACCTTACACTGGCAAGAGCCAGAGCCTTACGAGATGAATACCTTTCCTTGCTTGCCAATGGCATTGATCCTCAAATCCATAACAACGATAAAGCTAATGCCTTAAAGAATGCTACTGAACACACTCTCCAAGCCGTGGCAAGGAAATGGTTAGATGAGAAGGTAAAAACATCAGGTATCTCACAAGACCATGCAGAAGATATCTGGCGAAGCCTGGAGAGAAATATCTTTCCCGGCTTGGGTAATGTTCCTATCAATGAGATCCGACCTAAACTCTTAAAGCAACATCTTGACCCTATTGAGCAACGAGGAGTCCTCGAAACTTTACGGCGAATCATTTCCCGATTAAATGAAATTTTCCGTTATGCAGCAACTGAGGAACTTATCGAATTCAATCCGGCTGACAACCTTGGGCAACGGTTCAGTAAGCCTAAAAAGCAGAATATGCCTGCACTACCCCCTTCCGAGTTACCCCGCTTCCTATTGGTGTTAAACAATGCCTCTGTTCGTTTGGAGACACGATTGCTGATTGAATGGCAGTTACTGACCTGGGTACGTCCTGGTGAAGCTGTTCGCACAAGATGGGCTGATATAGATATCGATAACTCAATGTGGAACATCCCGGCTGAGTTTATGAAAATGAAGAAGCCTCACAAAGTTCCACTAAGCAAAGAAGCTTTGAGAGTCCTGGAGTCAATGAAAGCGATAAGTGGGCATCGTGAATGGGTGTTTCCAAGCATAAAGGCTCCTCTTAACCATATGCATGAACAAACAGCTAATGCGGCCATAATCCGTATGGGCTTCGGAGGTGAGCTTGTAGCCCACGGTATGCGATCCATCGCTAGAACGGCTGCTGAGGAGTCTGGACAGTTTAGGACTGATGTCTTAGAAGCCGCCCTTGCCCACTCGAAGAAAGATGAAATAATTGCAGCATATAATCGTGCAGAATACTTAAAAGAGAGAGAGATACTAATGCAATGGTGGAGTGATTATGTCATGACTCAAAAATATAAAACACTCGCTGCATGA
- a CDS encoding BapA/Bap/LapF family large adhesin, which translates to MQNPIIYNVDAGTTRTLSLGASVGGVAVGAVFDLYVYRYNAETGNYEQYRHVPSWLQAALLGGSTAQDLVITLPDGKYLFTLNAVSGLTVATGFTLSVNADHTYSVKSAGASTTGDVLDNDAGAANGHVTEVNGVAVAANGTTTINGLYGTLTIDAQGHYTYTLKSGLGADSIKTPDTFVYTVTAANGDTSTASLNVQPTAKPVDAVNDTSSTMALATNQVTASYSDTSVGSATIAQGNRSATGSGTFDVAEGSALKAISVTFNTSASGLAGVGGLSVAWSILENGQTVYTGTTLPSGTFGLLNGSRTVTLSGFELDAGTYTLAITTNLTSTQLGNVSVTPVVNATSYDLDNFLINNNAHTVTGNIYNGSDSAGAVDQIASAQTVLTVSGNNSTQTLNPTVDSNGAATVQGTYGSLRIAIDGSYTYTLKAGLHPGDITTKETFTYTLNDQKGHSDSATLTINMNPQFTSTSQSDVIHGSAYGDTLIYDLLNNADNRGGNGADRWDNFSLAQGDKIDIGDLLVGWNGQESTLGNYLTVTTSGNNTVISIDRDGTGTAHSSATLITLENVQTTLNELIEQNHIVT; encoded by the coding sequence ATGCAGAACCCGATTATCTATAACGTGGATGCGGGTACCACGCGTACGCTCTCCCTGGGCGCAAGCGTCGGCGGCGTCGCGGTTGGCGCGGTCTTTGACCTGTATGTCTATCGCTACAACGCGGAAACCGGCAATTATGAGCAGTATCGCCATGTTCCGAGCTGGCTCCAGGCGGCGCTGCTGGGCGGCTCCACGGCGCAGGATCTGGTCATCACCCTGCCAGATGGTAAATACCTGTTCACGCTGAACGCGGTTTCCGGCTTGACCGTGGCAACCGGTTTTACGCTGAGCGTCAACGCCGACCACACTTACAGCGTGAAGAGCGCGGGGGCCAGCACGACTGGCGACGTGCTGGATAACGATGCCGGTGCGGCAAACGGTCATGTGACCGAAGTGAATGGCGTGGCGGTGGCGGCCAATGGCACCACCACCATTAATGGCCTGTACGGCACGCTGACCATTGATGCGCAGGGGCATTACACCTACACCCTGAAATCCGGCCTGGGTGCCGACAGCATCAAAACACCGGACACCTTCGTGTACACGGTAACCGCGGCGAATGGCGACACCAGCACAGCGTCGCTGAACGTGCAGCCGACCGCGAAACCGGTCGATGCGGTGAATGACACCAGCAGCACGATGGCGCTGGCGACCAATCAGGTAACGGCCAGCTACTCAGACACAAGCGTTGGCTCTGCCACCATCGCGCAAGGCAACAGAAGCGCGACAGGCAGCGGTACCTTCGATGTGGCTGAAGGCTCGGCCCTGAAGGCCATCTCCGTAACCTTTAATACTTCTGCGTCCGGATTAGCCGGGGTTGGCGGGTTGAGTGTGGCGTGGTCGATTCTGGAAAACGGTCAAACCGTCTATACCGGTACTACGCTACCTTCCGGAACGTTCGGCTTACTGAATGGTTCCAGAACCGTGACGCTCAGTGGGTTTGAACTGGATGCCGGCACGTATACCCTCGCCATTACGACCAATTTGACCAGTACCCAACTGGGTAACGTCAGCGTTACCCCTGTGGTGAACGCGACTTCATACGATCTGGATAACTTCCTGATCAACAACAACGCGCATACGGTGACCGGCAACATCTACAACGGTAGCGACTCCGCAGGCGCCGTCGATCAGATTGCTTCCGCGCAAACCGTGCTGACGGTCAGCGGGAACAACAGTACGCAGACGCTCAACCCAACGGTTGACAGCAACGGTGCGGCGACGGTTCAGGGTACCTACGGCTCACTGCGCATCGCCATCGACGGTTCGTACACCTACACCCTGAAAGCGGGGCTGCATCCGGGCGACATCACCACGAAGGAGACCTTCACCTACACCCTGAACGATCAAAAAGGCCACTCGGACAGCGCGACCTTAACCATCAACATGAACCCACAGTTCACCAGCACATCGCAGTCAGATGTGATCCACGGCTCGGCCTACGGAGACACATTAATTTATGACCTGCTGAATAATGCCGATAACAGAGGAGGCAACGGGGCCGATCGCTGGGACAACTTCTCGCTCGCTCAGGGCGACAAAATTGATATCGGCGACCTGCTGGTGGGCTGGAATGGCCAGGAATCGACGCTCGGCAACTACCTGACTGTGACCACCAGCGGCAATAACACGGTGATTTCTATCGACCGTGATGGCACCGGTACCGCCCACAGTTCAGCCACCTTAATCACTCTGGAGAACGTACAAACCACGCTGAATGAGCTGATCGAACAGAACCATATTGTGACCTGA
- a CDS encoding DEAD/DEAH box helicase: MISLIEYLCDRIKSSYEFNNYYHGLLEQLAYSFFEKNRHDFVFTAQHERLLHFSQFLSNSSTESNRAIALKVISGINELFPHNNYTKAITKSILTNFGLFSAVTSFTDPSVSLSTSSTLIGDIRRATQAIPNSEYSFTNRQYDIYNEILNNRFFSFSGPTSLGKSFVIKNCAIDLLNKFDVIVFILPTKALLEEYLVDFRAMLNKRGVDNVNITKSVSGVKPGEKNLMIFTQERYNNFLYESDYLDINVDVLFIDEAHKLADKSSKRSLTLYKVISASLEKYSGLKLIFSSPVISNPDIFFKYFNVNGKSLSIAESPVAQSLFFANIYSKEYKYFDTVTKKVIDFDIFGGFESDFDLIFKIGSQHDSNLVYVSSKSQCVNKALEFSSFLISKGIVAEEDEELLTESKLISECIHKDFSLPHLLKYGIAYHHGNLPAFIRKRIESLYSSKKIKYIFCTSTLLEGVNLPTKNVFIYPFGKASNSNGFSLDFWNLAGRAGRYKSELTGNIICIGNETNSWGEFESSVSNKDIIKIDNEISPLLQSPQQILNYLNESVKSHKPKVVEISTMILSEILTYLSEGKIGGLLRAFDSEIRQEIISSGRKHLAKKNLLDIDISTFSENHRFNSDIQSSAYKLASNKNNILMTFQRDDVFKYLQKINDVYKIVKSTAIYPFSIMTYSWLRGESINSIINNGIKYSKKVCELAPYGWVDFDSSNTYHVNLKILEVINSIETDITFKLESSLAHYYQLCKSLHGENASGINLSKFVDYGTINAKEMSLQEYGFSRAAASELLKKHRVFIEFDSNDSLKKINVKGLINSVDSGGLLKKEIEWLNI, from the coding sequence ATGATCAGTCTTATTGAGTATTTATGTGATCGAATTAAAAGTAGCTATGAGTTTAATAATTACTATCATGGTCTCTTGGAACAGTTAGCTTATTCATTTTTCGAGAAGAACAGGCATGATTTTGTTTTTACAGCACAACACGAGAGACTTCTTCATTTTAGTCAGTTCTTATCTAATTCAAGCACTGAAAGCAATAGAGCTATCGCCTTGAAAGTAATTTCAGGAATAAATGAATTGTTCCCTCATAATAACTATACAAAGGCGATAACAAAATCTATTCTTACAAATTTTGGTTTGTTTTCAGCAGTGACATCATTTACTGACCCATCTGTTTCCCTCTCAACTTCATCCACATTGATAGGAGACATTCGTAGGGCTACTCAGGCTATACCAAATTCAGAGTATTCATTCACTAATAGGCAATATGATATCTACAATGAGATCCTAAATAATCGTTTCTTTAGTTTTTCAGGACCAACATCATTGGGTAAATCATTTGTTATTAAAAATTGTGCCATTGACTTACTTAATAAATTTGATGTTATTGTTTTTATTCTACCCACAAAAGCTTTGCTTGAAGAATACTTGGTTGATTTTCGTGCCATGTTAAATAAACGAGGAGTTGATAATGTAAATATCACCAAATCCGTATCAGGTGTTAAACCGGGTGAGAAGAATTTAATGATCTTTACCCAAGAGCGATATAATAACTTCCTTTACGAGTCGGATTATCTCGATATTAATGTTGATGTTCTTTTCATCGATGAAGCACATAAGTTAGCAGATAAAAGTAGTAAGAGATCTTTAACGTTATATAAAGTCATTTCGGCCTCGCTGGAGAAATATTCGGGCTTGAAACTTATTTTTTCAAGTCCAGTCATCTCTAACCCTGATATATTTTTCAAATATTTTAATGTTAATGGTAAAAGCCTAAGTATCGCGGAAAGCCCTGTTGCTCAAAGCTTGTTTTTTGCTAATATTTATAGCAAAGAGTATAAGTATTTTGATACAGTGACAAAAAAAGTTATTGATTTTGATATATTTGGTGGTTTTGAATCTGATTTCGATTTAATTTTCAAAATTGGCTCTCAACATGATTCAAATCTTGTCTATGTTTCAAGTAAATCACAATGTGTAAATAAAGCATTGGAATTTTCAAGTTTCCTGATTTCAAAGGGTATAGTTGCTGAGGAAGATGAAGAGTTACTTACCGAATCGAAATTAATTTCTGAGTGCATTCATAAAGATTTTTCATTACCACATCTATTAAAATATGGTATCGCGTATCATCACGGAAACTTGCCAGCATTTATTCGGAAAAGAATAGAGTCTCTTTATTCAAGTAAAAAGATTAAGTACATATTTTGTACCTCGACTTTACTGGAAGGTGTCAATTTACCAACTAAGAATGTTTTTATTTATCCATTTGGTAAAGCAAGTAACAGCAATGGATTTTCTCTTGATTTTTGGAACCTTGCTGGCAGAGCAGGTCGATATAAGAGCGAGTTGACAGGGAATATCATTTGTATTGGGAATGAAACAAATTCTTGGGGTGAATTTGAGAGTTCTGTTTCTAATAAAGACATAATAAAAATTGATAACGAGATTTCGCCACTGCTTCAATCTCCTCAGCAAATACTCAATTATCTTAATGAAAGTGTAAAATCTCACAAACCTAAAGTGGTTGAAATTTCAACAATGATTTTATCTGAGATTTTAACATATCTGAGTGAAGGTAAGATTGGTGGGTTACTAAGGGCATTCGATTCAGAAATTAGACAAGAAATAATTTCATCTGGACGTAAACATTTAGCCAAGAAAAACCTTCTTGACATTGATATCTCCACTTTTTCTGAAAATCATCGGTTTAACTCAGATATACAATCCTCAGCATATAAGTTAGCTTCTAATAAAAATAATATCCTAATGACATTTCAAAGAGATGATGTGTTTAAATATTTACAGAAAATAAATGATGTTTATAAAATAGTGAAGTCAACAGCAATCTACCCTTTTAGTATCATGACCTATTCTTGGTTAAGAGGTGAATCCATTAACTCAATTATAAATAACGGCATTAAGTACAGTAAAAAAGTCTGTGAGCTTGCTCCTTATGGTTGGGTTGATTTTGACAGTAGCAATACATACCACGTAAATTTAAAAATATTAGAGGTGATAAATTCTATTGAGACAGATATCACTTTTAAATTGGAAAGTTCTTTGGCTCATTATTATCAGTTATGTAAATCTCTACATGGTGAGAACGCATCAGGTATAAACTTATCTAAATTTGTTGATTATGGAACAATTAATGCTAAAGAAATGTCTTTGCAGGAATACGGTTTCTCAAGGGCTGCTGCATCCGAATTATTAAAAAAACACAGAGTTTTCATTGAGTTTGATAGCAATGACAGTTTAAAGAAAATCAATGTTAAAGGGCTGATAAATTCTGTTGATAGTGGTGGGCTACTTAAAAAAGAAATTGAATGGCTTAATATTTAA
- a CDS encoding type I secretion system permease/ATPase — MNNADTADTFLTEQTLQRWALAISHIANHYRIACSPGTIQANAPWFHDKSLLPALTQLSRQGGLSFRLLEANTQTLNSWRLPVVAALNNGELVIVERFDGDSTVEVRFVDDTSHINRLSMDELLGKIDYLAALRPLSAMRDSRVDNYISRFSPDWLKSLVLQDIRPYGPVMFAAFLVNVLSLGGIVFSMQVYDRVIPAQSYPTLYVLAFGVLLSVIFGFLLRVARGHIMDVLGKRADMRVSDRVFSHALRLRNSAIPRSTGSFISQLRELEQIREMITSSTISTIVDLPFFFLFVIVLAIISPQLAWIAPVAAVMMVLPGILLQKKLAVLANQAAHESTLRNAVLVESVQGLEDIKLMQAENRFLQQWNSYIRITAESGLRTRQISQGLISWGITVQSLVYSAVILFGAPMVIEGEMTTGAVVAASMLASRMIAPMANLCGVLARWQQVKAAKSGLDSIMQLPTETQRDDSVVHRDIFHGHYLFENAQFRYHNDDQNVPLKIGRLEIQQGERIALLGRNGAGKSTLLQAMAGGVELVSGEARLDSLSIAQIDMADLRRNVGMLSQNARLFYGTLRENLMLGAPRASDDDIFATLEVCGAAGFVRQLAKGLDHPIMEGGAGLSGGQRQSILLARMLLRSPNIVLLDEPTASLDDHTEREFIQRLNQWLGNRTLIVATHRVPVLELVERVVVLKDGQVVMDAPKTQALGGNRIGTPATGREWKNENQSA, encoded by the coding sequence ATGAACAACGCCGATACCGCCGACACCTTTTTAACCGAACAGACGCTGCAACGCTGGGCGCTGGCGATAAGCCATATCGCCAACCACTACCGCATTGCCTGCTCGCCGGGCACCATTCAGGCCAATGCCCCGTGGTTTCACGATAAAAGCCTGCTGCCCGCGCTGACCCAGCTCTCTCGTCAGGGCGGGCTATCGTTTCGCCTGCTGGAAGCCAACACGCAAACCCTCAACAGCTGGCGTCTTCCGGTTGTCGCCGCGCTGAATAACGGCGAGCTGGTGATCGTCGAACGCTTTGATGGCGACAGCACCGTCGAGGTGCGTTTTGTCGATGACACCTCGCACATCAACCGCCTGTCGATGGACGAACTGCTCGGCAAAATCGACTATCTCGCCGCCCTGCGTCCGCTTTCCGCGATGCGCGATAGCCGGGTCGACAACTATATTTCCCGCTTCAGCCCCGACTGGCTGAAATCGCTGGTCTTGCAGGACATCCGCCCCTACGGCCCGGTGATGTTCGCCGCCTTTCTGGTGAACGTGTTGTCGCTCGGCGGCATTGTGTTCTCGATGCAGGTCTATGATCGGGTGATCCCCGCGCAGTCGTACCCGACGCTTTACGTGCTGGCATTCGGCGTGCTGCTGTCGGTGATTTTTGGCTTCCTGCTGCGCGTGGCGCGCGGACACATTATGGACGTGCTCGGCAAACGCGCCGACATGCGCGTCTCTGACCGCGTGTTCAGCCACGCGCTGCGCCTGCGTAACAGCGCGATCCCCCGCTCGACCGGCAGCTTTATTTCGCAGCTGCGCGAACTGGAGCAGATCCGCGAAATGATCACCTCCTCGACGATCTCGACGATCGTCGATCTCCCCTTCTTTTTCCTGTTCGTGATCGTACTGGCGATTATCTCACCGCAGCTGGCGTGGATCGCGCCCGTTGCCGCCGTGATGATGGTGCTGCCCGGTATTCTGTTGCAGAAAAAGCTGGCGGTGCTCGCCAACCAGGCCGCGCATGAATCAACGCTGCGCAATGCGGTGCTGGTGGAGAGCGTTCAGGGGCTGGAGGATATCAAACTGATGCAGGCCGAGAACCGCTTCCTGCAACAGTGGAACAGCTATATTCGCATTACCGCCGAGTCGGGCCTGCGCACCCGCCAGATCTCCCAGGGGCTGATAAGCTGGGGGATCACCGTGCAAAGTCTGGTTTATAGCGCGGTGATCCTGTTCGGCGCGCCGATGGTTATCGAGGGCGAAATGACCACCGGTGCGGTGGTTGCCGCGTCGATGCTGGCTTCACGCATGATCGCCCCAATGGCGAACCTGTGCGGCGTGCTGGCGCGCTGGCAGCAGGTCAAAGCCGCCAAATCGGGCCTCGACAGCATTATGCAGCTCCCCACTGAAACCCAGCGCGACGACAGCGTGGTGCATCGCGATATTTTCCATGGGCACTATCTTTTTGAAAACGCACAGTTTCGTTATCACAACGACGACCAGAACGTGCCGCTCAAAATCGGCCGCCTTGAGATTCAACAGGGTGAACGCATCGCCCTGCTCGGGCGCAACGGCGCGGGGAAATCGACCCTGCTTCAGGCAATGGCGGGCGGCGTGGAACTGGTAAGCGGCGAAGCGCGGCTAGACTCCCTGAGCATTGCGCAGATTGATATGGCCGATTTGCGCCGCAACGTCGGCATGCTCAGCCAGAACGCGCGCCTGTTCTACGGCACCCTGCGCGAGAACCTGATGCTTGGCGCACCGCGCGCCAGCGATGACGACATCTTTGCCACCCTTGAAGTGTGCGGCGCGGCAGGCTTTGTGCGTCAACTGGCGAAAGGTCTCGATCACCCGATTATGGAAGGCGGCGCGGGCCTGTCCGGCGGCCAGCGGCAGTCGATTCTGCTGGCGCGTATGCTGCTGCGCTCGCCCAACATCGTCCTGCTCGATGAACCCACCGCCTCCCTCGACGACCACACCGAACGCGAGTTCATTCAACGGCTGAATCAGTGGCTGGGCAATCGCACGCTGATTGTCGCCACTCACCGCGTACCGGTGCTCGAACTGGTGGAGCGCGTGGTGGTGCTGAAAGATGGGCAAGTGGTGATGGATGCGCCCAAAACGCAGGCGCTGGGCGGCAACCGTATTGGCACACCGGCAACCGGACGGGAGTGGAAAAATGAAAACCAATCAGCATGA
- a CDS encoding HlyD family efflux transporter periplasmic adaptor subunit, protein MDDPDISREREFSGASRIIIISTVLFVLLGIWAWFGTLDEVSTGTGKVVPSSREQVLQSLDGGILAELMVREGDKVQAGQIVARMDPTRSESNVGESSARYRASLASSVRLYAEVNDQPLVFPDSLKAWPDLLASETRLYRSRRAQLADSEAEIKDAMVSVNKELAITQRLEKSGAASHVEVLRLQRQRSDLSLKLTDLRSQYYVQAREALSKANAEVDMLLAIIKGREDSVTRLTIRSPVRGIVKNIQVTTLNGVIPPNGDLMEIVPVDDRLLIEARLSPRDIAFIHPGQRALVKITAYDYAIYGGLEGEVETISPDTIQDKAKPEVFYYRVFIRTHQDYLVNKVGHHFSIVPGMIATVDIKTGEKTIVDYLIKPFNRAKEALRER, encoded by the coding sequence ATGGATGACCCGGACATCAGCCGCGAACGGGAGTTCTCCGGGGCCAGCCGCATTATTATTATCAGCACCGTGTTATTTGTGCTGCTCGGCATCTGGGCATGGTTTGGCACGCTCGATGAAGTCTCGACCGGCACCGGGAAAGTGGTGCCCAGCTCGCGCGAGCAGGTTTTACAGTCGCTCGACGGCGGTATTCTGGCAGAACTGATGGTACGTGAAGGCGACAAAGTGCAGGCCGGGCAAATCGTCGCCCGCATGGACCCGACGCGTTCAGAGTCCAACGTGGGCGAAAGCTCCGCACGCTATCGCGCATCGCTGGCATCCAGCGTTCGCCTTTACGCAGAGGTAAACGACCAGCCTCTCGTCTTCCCCGACTCACTGAAAGCCTGGCCCGATCTGCTCGCCAGTGAAACCCGGCTCTACCGCTCACGCCGCGCGCAGCTGGCGGACTCCGAAGCAGAGATTAAAGACGCGATGGTCTCGGTTAACAAAGAGCTGGCCATCACCCAGCGGCTGGAAAAAAGCGGCGCGGCAAGCCACGTGGAAGTGCTGCGACTACAGCGCCAGCGCAGCGACCTCAGCCTGAAACTCACGGATTTGCGCTCGCAGTATTACGTGCAGGCCCGGGAAGCGCTCTCCAAAGCGAACGCCGAAGTCGATATGCTGCTGGCCATCATCAAAGGCCGCGAAGACTCCGTCACCCGCCTGACCATCCGCTCGCCGGTGCGCGGCATCGTAAAAAACATCCAGGTCACGACCCTGAACGGCGTCATCCCGCCCAACGGCGACCTGATGGAGATTGTCCCGGTCGATGACCGCTTGCTGATTGAAGCGCGCCTCTCGCCGCGCGACATCGCCTTTATCCATCCCGGCCAGCGCGCGCTGGTGAAAATCACCGCCTATGATTACGCCATCTACGGCGGGCTGGAGGGCGAAGTGGAGACCATCTCCCCGGACACCATCCAGGACAAAGCCAAGCCGGAAGTGTTCTACTACCGCGTGTTCATCCGCACCCACCAGGATTATCTGGTGAACAAAGTCGGGCACCATTTCTCCATCGTACCGGGGATGATCGCCACCGTGGACATCAAAACCGGCGAAAAAACCATCGTCGACTACCTGATCAAACCGTTTAACCGGGCGAAAGAGGCGCTGCGTGAGCGATAA